In Microbacterium sp. ABRD28, the genomic stretch CACGCCCGCAGCCTTCTTGATCAGCTCGGCGGCCGGCGGGGTCTTCAGGACGAAGGTGAAGCTGCGGTCCTCGTAGACGGTGATCTCGACGGGGATGACGTTGCCGCGCTGCGACTCGGTCGCGGCGTTGTACGCCTTGCAGAACTCCATGATGTTCACACCGTGCTGACCGAGCGCGGGGCCGATCGGCGGTGCCGGGTTGGCGGCGCCGGCGTTGATCTGGAGCTTGATCAGGCCGGTCACCTTCTTCTTCGGTGCCATTGTCGTTTCCTTTCTTCGAACCGGATGCCGCGGCATCCGCTTCTCCCGCGGTTCCGGCCGTTCCGGAGCGCGGTGCCTATGGAGTCAGAGCTTCGTGACCTGGTCGAACGACAGCTCGACGGGGGTCTCGCGCTCGAACAGCGAGACGAGGACCGTGAGCTTGCCGCTCTCGGGCTTGATCTCGCTGATGGTGCCGGGAAGGCCCGCGAACGAACCCTCCTTGATCGTGATGGTCTCGCCGACCTCGAAGTCGACCTCGGCGGGGATGCTGCGCGCGGTCGCGGGAGAACCCTTGGCCGCGCCCTTGGCGGGGGCCACCTCCTTGACCTCGACGAGGCTCTTCAGCATGGTGAAGGCCTCCTCGAAACGGAGGGGGGTGGGGTTGTGCGCGTTGCCGACGAAGCCGGTGACACCGGGCGTGTGACGCACGACCGACCAGGTGTCCTCGTTCAGGTCCATGCGCACCAGCACGTAGCCCGGGATACGGACGCGGGTGACCATCTTGCGCTGGCCGTTCTTGATCTCCACGACGTCTTCCATCGGGACCTCGACCTGGTAGATCTCGTCCTCGACCTCGAGCGTGGACTTGCGCTGCTCGATGTTCGCCTTCACCTTGCGCTCGAACCCGGCGTAGGAGTGGATGACGTACCACTTGCCCGGCAGCGACCGCAGCTCGGCGCGGAAGGCCTCGAACGGGTCGAGCTCCTCGTCGTCGGCGGCGTCTTCACGGTCGTCCTCGCCGTTGACGTCGGGCCCGTCGTAGGGGGTGACCTCGTCGGCGGCCTCGGCCTCGAGCTCCGCGATCTCCTCGGCCACGGAGTCGCTGAGGACCTCCGCCGCGGCCTCGGCCTCGGCGGTCTCGTCGATGTTCAGGGCGTCGTTCACGATGGCGTCTGCCTCCGGATCCTGGATCTCGATGTCGTCGAGCTCTTCGGTGTCGTCCTCGACGTCGTCCTCGTCGTCGACGATGTGGATGGCGCTGTGCTCGGCGGGGGTGTTCGCGCGCTCCTCGTACTCGAGGATGTTGCCCTCCTGGGCCTCGTCCTCCTCGGAGGACTGCTCCGCCGCGGGCGCCCAGTCGGCGTCGTCGACATATCTTTCAGACACTTGTGTTCTCTTCCTCTGTCGTGGCCGGGGGTCCGGCTCGACGCGTCGCGCGCCGCCACCGGACGAACCCGTGGGCGCGTTGTCGGCTCAGGCGCCCGGGATCCCGAAGACGTACTGCGCGATCCAGACGAACAGCACGTCGAGTCCGTACACGATCGCCATCATCACCAGAACGAAACCGAGCACCACGGCGGTGAACTTCACCAGTTCCTGCCGCGTCGGCGTGACGACCTTGCGGAGCTCGGCGAAGACCTGTCGGATGAACAGGACGATGCGCGCGAAGAAGTTGGGCTTCTTCTCTCGGGGCGCGTCGCTGCGTGCGACCACCTCGTTCTTCGGCTCGTCCTGGAGCATGCCACCCACCTGATTGTTTCCTCGTGCCAG encodes the following:
- the secE gene encoding preprotein translocase subunit SecE, coding for MLQDEPKNEVVARSDAPREKKPNFFARIVLFIRQVFAELRKVVTPTRQELVKFTAVVLGFVLVMMAIVYGLDVLFVWIAQYVFGIPGA
- the nusG gene encoding transcription termination/antitermination protein NusG, whose product is MSERYVDDADWAPAAEQSSEEDEAQEGNILEYEERANTPAEHSAIHIVDDEDDVEDDTEELDDIEIQDPEADAIVNDALNIDETAEAEAAAEVLSDSVAEEIAELEAEAADEVTPYDGPDVNGEDDREDAADDEELDPFEAFRAELRSLPGKWYVIHSYAGFERKVKANIEQRKSTLEVEDEIYQVEVPMEDVVEIKNGQRKMVTRVRIPGYVLVRMDLNEDTWSVVRHTPGVTGFVGNAHNPTPLRFEEAFTMLKSLVEVKEVAPAKGAAKGSPATARSIPAEVDFEVGETITIKEGSFAGLPGTISEIKPESGKLTVLVSLFERETPVELSFDQVTKL
- the rplK gene encoding 50S ribosomal protein L11, which translates into the protein MAPKKKVTGLIKLQINAGAANPAPPIGPALGQHGVNIMEFCKAYNAATESQRGNVIPVEITVYEDRSFTFVLKTPPAAELIKKAAGVQKGSQTPHTAKVGKLTKDQVRQIAETKMPDLNANDIEAASLIIAGTARSMGITVED